A part of Bacteroidales bacterium genomic DNA contains:
- a CDS encoding biotin/lipoyl-binding protein, protein MRSLEIQIGERIAKVEMIGREGSELKIKVDGKLYEVDMIMVERGVYSILLDGRSYNVELMASGGPKNYQVNTLFYSFDAEVVDAERKYQKSRKRMDDLEDSVISSPMPGKVVKILVRPGDQVKAGDTVVIVSAMKMESEYKVKNNRLIKEIKVKEGDTVSANQPLIIIE, encoded by the coding sequence GGTCGAGATGATCGGCAGGGAGGGCAGTGAACTTAAAATCAAGGTCGATGGTAAATTGTATGAGGTCGATATGATCATGGTTGAGCGTGGGGTTTACTCCATCCTGCTTGATGGAAGATCATACAATGTTGAGCTTATGGCATCTGGCGGTCCAAAGAATTATCAGGTTAACACGCTGTTCTATTCTTTTGATGCGGAAGTGGTAGATGCTGAACGAAAGTATCAGAAGAGCCGTAAAAGGATGGATGATCTGGAAGATTCCGTCATCTCTTCACCCATGCCGGGAAAGGTGGTTAAAATCCTTGTCAGGCCGGGGGATCAGGTCAAAGCCGGCGATACCGTAGTGATCGTTTCAGCCATGAAGATGGAAAGTGAATATAAAGTCAAGAATAACCGTCTTATTAAAGAAATCAAAGTTAAAGAAGGTGACACAGTCAGTGCCAACCAGCCATTGATTATCATCGAGTAA